A segment of the Psychrobacillus sp. FSL K6-2836 genome:
AACATTTTAGTCGTTGAAGATGATAATGATATTAATCAATTGTTATGTAGAATAATTAAGAATAGTAATTATTTCCCACAGCCTGCCTATTCTGGCACTGAAGCGATGATATATATAGACAAACAGAAGTGGGATTTGGTTTTGTTGGATTTAATGCTTCCAGGAATGACAGGGGAAGAAATCCTTGAAAAAATCGCCTCGAGAGAATCTACTCCAGTCATTATTATTTCTGCTAAAAACGGACAGCAGACAAAGATCGATAGTTTAAGATCTGGTGCAGACGATTTTATTTCAAAGCCTTTTGATGTAGAAGAAGTATCGGCTCGTATTGATTCGTTGTTAAGAAGATACAAAAAAAGCAAGGAAACTCCCGCGAGAGAGCAGTTAACACACAAGGATATTCAAATTGATGTAGAAGCGAAAACAGTGGAAGTGAATGGTACAAAGCTTTCATTGACCGTTCGCGAGTATGCAATATTAGCCCTTCTCATGGCATCCCCACAAAAAATCTTCTCAAAATCAAATCTATTTGCAAGTGTATGGAATGAGCCTTTCCACGGTGATGATAATACAGTAAATGTTCATATGAGTAATTTAAGGAACAAACTCTCCAAAGCAAATCCAAATGAAGAATATATAGAAACCATTTGGAGCATGGGCTATCGTCTTAAATCTTAAGATTTTCTTAAGGTTCATCTTAAGGTTTTCTTACAAATTAACCCCTATACTAATGGAAGAACGAAGGAGGTTATGTATGTGAGTGAATATATTTTAAGAACCAATAAACTGACAAAAAAATATAAAAATGACTTTGCGATTGAAAACATCAATGTCACGATTAAAAAAGGTGAAATTTATGGATTCATCGGACAAAATGGTGCTGGAAAATCAACGATGTTACGGTTAATAACAGGACTTATCTTCCCAACAGGCGGATCCATAGAACTATTTGGAAATGATAACTACAAGTTAACAGAAGTACAGAAAAGAATGGGAGCAATCATCGAAAACCCTGCACTTTTTCTCAATATGACTGCCCAACAAAATTTAGAGGTTCATCGAATGCAAAAAGGTATACCAGGAAAAGACTGTATCGATAAAACACTTGAACTTGTAGGTCTTGCGGATACAGGAAATAAAAAAGCGATAAACTTTTCACTTGGCATGAAACAAAGACTTGGTTTAGCTATTGCGTTATTGAGTGATCCAGAATTCCTCATTCTGGATGAGCCCACAAATGGGCTAGATCCTATGGGAATAGTCGAACTGAGGGAACTTATAAAAAAGTTAAATCGCGAAAAAGGGTTTACTGTTTTAATTTCAAGCCATATATTAAGTGAACTCCATCAACTTGCAACTAAGTTTGGCATCATCCATAGAGGGAAACTATTAGAAGAGCTTACATCAAAAGAACTAGATGAAAAAAACAGACAACATTTGCAAATTAAAGTGGATGATCCGTCTTTGGGAGCAGCTGTACTAGAAAATAATCTATTCACTACTGATTTTGAGGTAATGCCAGATGGAATGATTAAACTATATAGTGATTTTGATGATGTTCGGAAAGTTTCACAAATATTAACCAAAAATGGTTTTGTGATTGAACATCTTTCAATTATGGGTGACAGTCTCGAAAGCTATTTTTCAAAGCTGGTAGGAAGTGTAGAGCATGACTAATCTAATTAGAGCAGAACTATATAAATTATCTCGGAATAAAACATTTTGGGTATTAGTCGCAAGTGTTACCGGATTAAGTGCATTGTTACATTGCCTAATATTAATGGACTGGTGGCTACTAACTGGAACTGATTTTGATAAAGCTGGGTTAAGCGAATTCAATGCTTTATCGCCATTTTCAATCCCATTATTCTTTAACTTCTTCGTCAGTACGTTGGCCGGTTTTTATATCTCCACTGAATTTACACAAAACGGGGTAATCAAAAATCAAATGTTGAGCGGTAATAAAAGATCTACTATTTTTATAGCAAAGTATCTTGTTTTTACGCTTGGAGCATTTATTGTAACGATCCTGATTGCATTGATAACTGCAATTACCATGGTCCTATTATTTGGACATGGGGATATAATAAGCCTTCCAAATCTAATGTACTTAGGTAGAGCATACAGTTTATTTGCC
Coding sequences within it:
- a CDS encoding ABC transporter permease, with the protein product MTNLIRAELYKLSRNKTFWVLVASVTGLSALLHCLILMDWWLLTGTDFDKAGLSEFNALSPFSIPLFFNFFVSTLAGFYISTEFTQNGVIKNQMLSGNKRSTIFIAKYLVFTLGAFIVTILIALITAITMVLLFGHGDIISLPNLMYLGRAYSLFALHFLSFTAIVSLIAIAAEDSGKTIIFTLLLVVMMFAIEKLITAPLIQIVYENTFFSQFSEAFRYTLTKAEMIKSILIGVVSFFVIILCGVFMINRKEIK
- a CDS encoding ATP-binding cassette domain-containing protein, which codes for MSEYILRTNKLTKKYKNDFAIENINVTIKKGEIYGFIGQNGAGKSTMLRLITGLIFPTGGSIELFGNDNYKLTEVQKRMGAIIENPALFLNMTAQQNLEVHRMQKGIPGKDCIDKTLELVGLADTGNKKAINFSLGMKQRLGLAIALLSDPEFLILDEPTNGLDPMGIVELRELIKKLNREKGFTVLISSHILSELHQLATKFGIIHRGKLLEELTSKELDEKNRQHLQIKVDDPSLGAAVLENNLFTTDFEVMPDGMIKLYSDFDDVRKVSQILTKNGFVIEHLSIMGDSLESYFSKLVGSVEHD
- a CDS encoding response regulator transcription factor, giving the protein MKQQKINILVVEDDNDINQLLCRIIKNSNYFPQPAYSGTEAMIYIDKQKWDLVLLDLMLPGMTGEEILEKIASRESTPVIIISAKNGQQTKIDSLRSGADDFISKPFDVEEVSARIDSLLRRYKKSKETPAREQLTHKDIQIDVEAKTVEVNGTKLSLTVREYAILALLMASPQKIFSKSNLFASVWNEPFHGDDNTVNVHMSNLRNKLSKANPNEEYIETIWSMGYRLKS